In the genome of Desulfomonilaceae bacterium, one region contains:
- the bamA gene encoding outer membrane protein assembly factor BamA, producing MKRAFLFFAIIISFVIVSTDSQAKKVDKILVFPFKMVTKGIKAQDFNNELAGALAAELTRDGDIEVISGTPFISAIQEKKVDPQRLIRISEKAGAQAAIWGTVSQLEDGLSLEVYVVMAESGAKPRFFSATGRDFHDLAGKMKEISNEIGGTVLNRPKVGEIKIEGNKRIQREAILNKMEMKTGSPFAKSRLSDDIREIYSMGYFDDVQIKAEENPKGEMDLYVTVKERPSIKTINIEGNKVFTKDEILDALTTKSFTVESVQKIRDDVAKIKQMYEKEGYYQPKIDYEIKELSPNEASLTFKIDEGTKSYLTDIDLEGRSKLTDKDIKKIMNIKEKSWFWFLDESGSFTREKLEENRMRIIAYYLENGFINVQVGAPKIEIKDGRVKVTYPIREGNRFQIRKVEVEGDLIVPAEQLKDMLQCKPHTWFKRSALADDIKTITKLYNNLGYAYADVEPLQKINDKHDFIDLTFKITKGEKITIERVDIVGNDRTRDKIIRRALMIAEGDVYNADNFEATKSNLEGMDFFEAVKLKTAPGSRPDTMNVTVEVIEKKTGSLAAGLGYSSQDGAMGNVDLKERNLFGMGIVANAKANLSARRSNYEGSLTYPWIFDYPVTGSIKGYQAVQGEQNYVRDSNGGSLFLSYPLYGLWSMSTGIARDSSKLSGFQGMFAQSIVAYYASYHANAAKYLNISENSLSFNIGRDTRNNSVIPTAGTKLTLGARLSGFGGDVAFSSYYSEGIYYKSLFWKAVLKFRANASMLMESGNDPIPFDRRILLGGIQSIRGYKAGEIGPRDRYGNIMGGDRAMFSNVECLFPLVERLKLNGVTFFDIGNAWNVCNSPFMTDVKAGVGVGIRWVSPMGPLRIEYGWKINPQKGEDPGAFAFAMGQLF from the coding sequence ATGAAGAGGGCTTTTCTATTTTTTGCTATCATTATTTCTTTTGTAATTGTCTCAACTGATTCCCAAGCAAAAAAAGTAGACAAGATCCTTGTCTTTCCTTTCAAGATGGTGACGAAAGGAATCAAGGCGCAAGATTTCAATAATGAATTAGCCGGCGCGTTAGCCGCTGAGTTAACCAGGGATGGAGATATTGAAGTAATCTCGGGGACGCCGTTTATTTCCGCAATTCAAGAAAAGAAAGTCGACCCGCAACGCCTTATAAGGATATCAGAAAAAGCCGGAGCGCAGGCCGCTATTTGGGGGACGGTTTCTCAGCTTGAAGATGGACTGTCGCTTGAAGTCTATGTGGTTATGGCCGAATCAGGGGCTAAACCGAGGTTTTTCTCCGCTACCGGTCGGGATTTCCACGATCTAGCCGGCAAAATGAAGGAAATTTCCAATGAAATCGGTGGCACTGTCTTAAATAGACCCAAGGTTGGAGAAATCAAGATTGAGGGTAACAAGAGGATCCAGCGGGAAGCCATTCTCAATAAAATGGAAATGAAAACAGGGTCCCCTTTTGCTAAGAGCCGATTGAGCGATGATATCAGAGAAATATACTCTATGGGTTATTTTGATGATGTCCAGATTAAAGCGGAAGAAAATCCTAAAGGCGAGATGGACCTTTATGTGACGGTAAAAGAAAGGCCTTCCATCAAGACCATCAATATTGAAGGGAACAAGGTTTTTACCAAAGACGAAATCCTTGACGCCCTGACGACCAAATCGTTTACAGTTGAGAGTGTTCAGAAAATCAGAGATGACGTGGCGAAAATCAAACAGATGTACGAGAAGGAGGGTTATTACCAGCCAAAAATTGATTATGAAATAAAAGAACTCTCTCCTAATGAGGCAAGCCTGACCTTCAAGATTGATGAGGGGACCAAAAGTTATCTGACTGATATAGATTTGGAAGGTCGCTCCAAATTGACGGACAAAGACATCAAGAAGATTATGAACATCAAGGAGAAAAGCTGGTTCTGGTTTCTGGATGAATCCGGTTCATTTACGAGGGAAAAACTTGAAGAAAACCGTATGCGAATTATCGCCTATTATTTGGAAAATGGTTTTATCAACGTCCAGGTTGGCGCTCCAAAAATAGAAATAAAGGACGGCAGAGTTAAAGTTACTTACCCTATTAGAGAAGGAAACCGTTTCCAGATTAGAAAAGTCGAAGTAGAAGGTGATCTGATAGTACCGGCCGAACAGCTAAAAGATATGCTGCAGTGCAAACCGCATACATGGTTCAAAAGGTCCGCTCTCGCAGACGATATCAAAACAATAACGAAATTATACAATAACCTTGGCTATGCTTACGCTGATGTCGAGCCTCTTCAGAAGATTAACGACAAGCACGATTTTATCGACCTGACTTTCAAGATCACTAAAGGTGAAAAAATAACCATTGAAAGGGTCGATATTGTCGGTAATGACAGAACCAGGGACAAAATAATCAGACGAGCGTTGATGATAGCAGAGGGAGATGTTTACAACGCTGACAACTTCGAAGCGACGAAGAGCAATCTTGAGGGAATGGATTTCTTTGAAGCCGTAAAGTTGAAAACGGCGCCAGGGTCTCGGCCCGATACGATGAACGTAACCGTTGAAGTAATAGAGAAAAAGACCGGATCTCTCGCTGCGGGTCTAGGATATTCGTCACAGGACGGAGCCATGGGAAATGTTGATCTCAAGGAGAGGAATCTCTTTGGTATGGGCATAGTCGCCAACGCCAAGGCAAATCTCTCGGCCCGTAGAAGTAACTACGAGGGTTCGCTCACATATCCATGGATTTTTGACTATCCTGTAACAGGTAGTATCAAGGGTTATCAAGCTGTCCAGGGTGAGCAGAACTATGTCCGCGACAGTAATGGAGGAAGTTTATTCCTGTCTTATCCTCTATACGGCCTGTGGTCGATGTCCACGGGGATTGCCAGAGATTCAAGCAAACTGTCAGGCTTTCAAGGGATGTTCGCACAGTCTATAGTAGCATATTACGCGAGCTACCATGCTAACGCGGCGAAATACCTTAATATCTCTGAGAACTCCCTTTCTTTCAACATTGGTAGGGACACCAGAAACAATTCGGTTATTCCTACGGCAGGCACAAAACTTACTCTCGGGGCGCGATTGTCAGGATTTGGCGGAGACGTTGCGTTTTCCAGTTATTACTCTGAGGGTATCTACTACAAGTCACTATTTTGGAAGGCAGTGCTGAAGTTCCGGGCCAACGCCTCGATGTTAATGGAATCTGGCAACGATCCGATACCTTTTGATCGACGAATACTACTCGGAGGTATTCAGAGCATTAGGGGGTACAAGGCCGGGGAAATTGGTCCCCGGGATCGTTATGGAAATATAATGGGCGGAGACAGGGCTATGTTTTCAAACGTAGAGTGCTTGTTTCCTTTGGTAGAAAGGCTAAAACTTAATGGCGTGACATTCTTCG
- a CDS encoding ABC transporter ATP-binding protein, whose product MNDEYIYQVSDLRKTYYHPVRELEVLRGVTLLVRHGESVAVTGPSGVGKSTLLHVLGLLDEPTSGTIFLDGVNVRELGEVERAKIRNKRIGFVFQFFQLLPEFTALENVLMPGLIAGEDMKELRRKSERLLNEVGLGDRFSHRPGELSGGEQQRVAIARALVMNPDVILADEPTGNLDLETGAEIESLLRNLNFERKTSLIVVTHKESLARVMDRRVALSAGKIEELQ is encoded by the coding sequence ATGAATGACGAGTACATCTACCAGGTTTCAGATCTACGAAAGACTTATTATCACCCTGTAAGGGAACTGGAAGTCCTAAGGGGTGTCACTTTATTAGTCCGTCATGGAGAAAGTGTAGCTGTAACAGGTCCTTCAGGGGTCGGGAAAAGCACGTTATTACACGTCCTTGGTTTGCTTGATGAACCTACCTCGGGAACAATTTTCCTCGATGGTGTAAATGTTCGGGAACTGGGGGAAGTGGAGAGGGCGAAGATCAGGAATAAGCGCATTGGTTTCGTTTTTCAATTTTTCCAGTTGTTACCAGAGTTTACGGCTTTGGAAAATGTGTTGATGCCAGGGCTGATAGCCGGTGAGGATATGAAGGAGTTACGTCGGAAGTCGGAAAGGCTCCTCAATGAGGTAGGCCTCGGCGATAGATTCAGTCACCGACCAGGTGAACTTTCGGGTGGCGAACAGCAACGCGTAGCTATCGCTAGAGCTTTAGTGATGAATCCTGACGTCATACTCGCCGATGAACCAACCGGAAACCTTGACTTGGAAACCGGAGCGGAAATTGAAAGTTTATTAAGGAACCTCAACTTTGAGAGAAAAACGTCCTTGATTGTGGTCACACATAAAGAATCACTCGCAAGGGTTATGGACAGACGGGTAGCCCTCAGCGCCGGCAAAATAGAGGAGCTTCAATGA
- a CDS encoding lipoprotein-releasing ABC transporter permease subunit, translating to MKLPLELRVGLRYLRAKRKQAFVSVISAFGVLGVMLGVMTLIIVLGVMNGFERDLKDKILGTVSHIVVMNNSTRSITDWVQVMDRIKLIDGINAVTPYIYGQAMLSSRGRVRGVIVRGIDPKSAPQVISISKYMEKGSLKGLGLADGDINGVIIGKELATSNSLRVGDSVQLISPQGKRTPIGAIPRVQNFRVVGIFKSGMYEFDSNLVYMDLAEAQKFFEMGSGVTGIEVNLKNIYDAPKIASRIESVLGAPYWTRTWRDMYRNLFSALKLEKIAMFIILTFIVLVAAFNIIISLIMLVMEKSRDIAVLKSLGATSDRIMRIFVVQGMIVGATGTFLGAIAGLGGGALLAKYPFIELPEEIYTISTLPIAISTSDVLTICIVALTICFLATLYPSYRAARLEPAEALRYE from the coding sequence ATGAAGCTGCCACTAGAGCTGAGGGTAGGCCTTCGTTACTTAAGGGCCAAACGCAAACAAGCTTTCGTCTCAGTTATCAGCGCATTTGGCGTGCTTGGGGTCATGTTGGGTGTCATGACCCTTATAATAGTTCTGGGTGTAATGAATGGATTTGAACGGGATCTAAAAGATAAAATTCTTGGTACTGTTTCCCATATAGTTGTTATGAACAATTCAACCCGCTCCATCACGGACTGGGTTCAGGTGATGGATAGAATCAAACTCATAGATGGAATTAACGCAGTGACTCCGTATATTTATGGTCAGGCAATGCTTTCATCAAGAGGAAGGGTAAGAGGAGTCATTGTCAGGGGAATTGATCCAAAATCGGCCCCGCAGGTCATTTCGATCTCGAAGTATATGGAAAAGGGTTCGCTCAAAGGGCTAGGGCTTGCGGATGGAGACATCAACGGAGTGATAATTGGTAAAGAGCTTGCAACTTCGAATTCCCTCAGGGTTGGAGATTCCGTTCAACTAATATCACCACAGGGGAAAAGGACCCCGATAGGCGCCATCCCCAGAGTGCAAAACTTTAGAGTCGTCGGAATTTTCAAGTCAGGAATGTACGAGTTTGATTCCAACCTGGTCTATATGGACCTTGCTGAAGCTCAAAAATTTTTCGAAATGGGTTCAGGCGTTACTGGAATTGAGGTCAATCTCAAAAACATTTATGACGCTCCGAAAATAGCCTCCAGGATTGAGTCTGTCCTCGGGGCTCCTTACTGGACCAGAACTTGGAGAGACATGTACAGGAATTTATTCAGCGCCTTGAAGCTGGAAAAAATCGCCATGTTTATTATTCTTACCTTTATTGTTCTGGTCGCAGCATTCAATATCATTATTTCCCTTATAATGTTGGTGATGGAAAAGAGTCGAGATATAGCCGTATTAAAATCACTCGGAGCTACGTCAGATCGCATCATGCGTATATTTGTCGTTCAGGGCATGATAGTAGGCGCTACTGGAACATTTCTGGGAGCAATCGCCGGACTCGGCGGCGGGGCTTTGCTGGCAAAATATCCATTTATCGAACTACCTGAGGAAATTTACACTATCTCCACGCTTCCCATAGCAATATCAACCTCGGATGTCCTAACCATTTGCATCGTAGCCTTGACGATTTGCTTTCTTGCTACGTTATACCCATCATACAGAGCGGCTCGTCTGGAACCGGCGGAGGCGCTCAGGTATGAATGA
- the lysS gene encoding lysine--tRNA ligase, whose amino-acid sequence MSEPSSKSEKLSPSSLIDVRLKKLEELEESGIQPYAIGFTPDVYSSELRAKYSEIDESEEISDTLGLAGRIMAIRNLGKAAFMRIQDVTGDFQIYLGRDIIGVEEYKQAKKLDIGDIIGVTGSPFKTKTGELSLVVKRLILLTKSLRPLPEKWHGLSDVETRYRQRYLDLMVNKSSRDIVFTRSRVISYLRNFLTKRGFLEVETPMMQTIPGGATARPFETFHHALNRRLYLRIAPELYLKRLLVGGFDKVFEINRNFRNEGISTQHNPEFTMLEFYLAYKTYEDLMNLTEEMLANLALDTVGSYKFNYGEREVDLTPPWPRVTVKESLIKNGVLSPDEIEDRNTVFIKAVEMGISVNKEDSYGKLLMAIFDEVVESTLWGPVFVNRYPVDVSPLARRNEEDPTVTDRFELYICGREMANAFTELTDPVDQRNRFEEQVRARQAGDEEAHFLDEDFLRALEYGMPPAAGEGLGIDRLVMLLTNAQSIREVILFPHMRPEKGLE is encoded by the coding sequence GTGTCGGAACCTTCGTCGAAGTCAGAAAAACTCTCTCCCTCTTCTTTAATAGATGTTCGCCTCAAAAAACTTGAAGAACTGGAAGAATCTGGTATCCAACCTTACGCCATTGGATTTACCCCTGATGTGTATTCATCTGAACTCAGGGCAAAATACTCGGAAATTGATGAATCCGAAGAGATCAGTGATACCTTGGGCTTGGCCGGACGCATCATGGCCATTCGCAATTTAGGAAAAGCCGCATTTATGCGCATTCAAGATGTGACAGGTGATTTCCAGATCTATTTAGGCAGGGATATCATAGGGGTTGAGGAATATAAGCAGGCAAAGAAACTTGACATAGGAGACATTATAGGTGTCACAGGTTCGCCTTTCAAAACCAAGACCGGCGAACTAAGCCTGGTGGTAAAACGGTTAATTCTTTTGACCAAGTCACTCAGGCCGCTTCCGGAAAAATGGCACGGTCTGTCTGATGTGGAGACCAGATACAGGCAACGATATCTCGACCTGATGGTAAACAAGTCATCCCGAGACATAGTTTTTACACGTAGTCGGGTGATTTCCTATCTTAGGAACTTCTTGACTAAACGAGGGTTTCTCGAAGTTGAAACCCCTATGATGCAGACAATTCCAGGAGGGGCGACCGCGCGTCCATTTGAAACGTTTCATCATGCGCTAAATCGTCGACTTTATCTGAGAATAGCCCCTGAACTCTATTTGAAGAGGCTTCTTGTGGGCGGTTTTGATAAGGTGTTTGAAATCAACAGGAATTTCCGGAATGAGGGAATTTCAACCCAGCACAACCCGGAATTTACAATGCTGGAATTTTATCTTGCTTACAAGACTTACGAAGATCTCATGAACCTGACCGAAGAAATGCTTGCTAATTTAGCGCTGGACACAGTCGGTTCTTACAAGTTCAACTATGGAGAACGCGAGGTTGACCTGACTCCCCCTTGGCCTCGGGTTACTGTCAAAGAGTCTCTGATTAAAAACGGCGTGCTGAGTCCCGATGAGATTGAGGACCGTAATACGGTTTTCATCAAGGCTGTTGAGATGGGAATATCGGTAAACAAAGAGGATTCTTATGGAAAGCTCCTCATGGCCATTTTTGACGAAGTTGTTGAATCTACACTCTGGGGACCGGTATTTGTGAATCGATACCCGGTGGACGTTTCGCCTCTTGCCAGGCGAAATGAAGAAGATCCTACTGTAACTGACAGGTTTGAACTCTATATATGTGGCCGAGAAATGGCTAACGCATTCACTGAGTTGACTGATCCGGTCGACCAGAGAAACCGGTTCGAAGAACAGGTCAGAGCACGCCAGGCGGGTGATGAAGAAGCCCACTTTCTTGATGAAGATTTTCTGCGCGCTCTGGAATACGGCATGCCGCCTGCGGCAGGTGAAGGTCTGGGGATTGACCGTCTGGTGATGTTGTTGACTAACGCTCAGTCTATTAGAGAGGTTATACTGTTTCCCCACATGAGACCTGAAAAAGGGCTTGAATGA
- the corA gene encoding magnesium/cobalt transporter CorA gives MTSVWTKKRSQKSGKAPGTLVHVGDVHSQKTRIECVIYSPTEIQQVEVQGDIRSFFASHPPGASSSMWLNVEGLHDVEMINSIGSVFGISNLALEDIVDTSHRPKLEEFSDHIFIIIRALGIHQTTMRLFPEQISLVLGANFLITFRERSDLLFQPIKKRMELSTSRIRNSGVDYLLYSVVDLIVDNYFDILENIAERMEIIEHVVVKGPSTSTLESIHQLKTDLLFLRKSVWPLREISNRMIAGDLSYVKDSTKPYLRDVLDHAIHAVDTVETFRDIISGMLDIYLSAVSNRLNETMKVLTIIATIFIPLTFLCGWYGMNFKYMPELDWTYGYPMVIAIASFTAITMLIAFRRKKWI, from the coding sequence ACAAAAAAGAGGTCGCAAAAAAGCGGCAAAGCCCCCGGAACTCTGGTTCATGTTGGAGACGTCCACTCACAAAAGACCAGAATCGAATGTGTAATTTATTCTCCGACAGAAATTCAGCAAGTCGAAGTTCAAGGTGATATTAGGAGTTTTTTTGCCTCCCATCCACCGGGCGCTTCTTCCTCGATGTGGTTGAATGTAGAAGGCCTCCATGATGTTGAAATGATAAATAGCATCGGTTCGGTGTTCGGCATCAGTAACCTGGCTCTAGAAGACATAGTTGATACCAGTCACAGACCCAAACTGGAGGAATTTTCCGACCACATATTTATAATAATTCGAGCGCTGGGTATACACCAGACCACTATGCGACTTTTTCCCGAGCAAATCTCACTTGTGCTGGGCGCTAATTTTTTAATCACATTCCGGGAGCGGAGCGATCTCTTGTTCCAACCGATCAAAAAAAGGATGGAACTCTCCACAAGCCGGATAAGAAACAGCGGAGTGGATTATCTGTTGTATAGCGTGGTCGATTTGATCGTAGACAACTACTTCGATATCCTGGAAAATATTGCTGAGAGAATGGAGATTATCGAGCATGTGGTTGTGAAAGGGCCCTCGACCTCGACTCTTGAATCCATCCACCAGTTGAAAACGGATTTGCTGTTTCTTAGAAAATCCGTTTGGCCGTTAAGAGAAATATCAAATCGAATGATCGCCGGTGACTTGTCTTATGTCAAAGATTCAACCAAGCCCTATCTCAGGGACGTTCTGGATCACGCCATTCATGCGGTAGACACCGTAGAGACTTTCAGAGACATCATATCCGGAATGCTGGACATCTATTTGTCGGCCGTAAGTAATCGACTGAATGAGACGATGAAGGTCCTGACTATCATCGCTACCATATTTATTCCTCTCACGTTCCTCTGCGGTTGGTATGGCATGAATTTCAAGTATATGCCGGAACTCGATTGGACGTATGGATATCCAATGGTAATTGCCATAGCCTCTTTTACTGCAATCACCATGCTAATTGCTTTTAGACGCAAAAAGTGGATTTGA